The proteins below are encoded in one region of Neisseria bacilliformis:
- the mnmA gene encoding tRNA 2-thiouridine(34) synthase MnmA, translating to MTDTQHNIVVGLSGGVDSSVTAALLKQQGHSVRGVFMQNWEDDDNDEYCSIKQDSFDAIAVADIIGIDIDIVNFAAQYKDKVFAYFLKEYSAGRTPNPDVLCNAEIKFKCFLDYALEQGADVIATGHYARKEIIGGRHCLLKGLDGNKDQSYFLYRLKPHQLERAVFPLGGLEKPEVRRLAEAFKLPTAAKKDSTGICFIGERPFREFLQQYLPTNPGKMITPEGKTMGEHVGLTFYTIGQRKGLGIGGAGEPWFVAGKNLPRNELLVVQGHDHPLLYTNSLVMNDLSFTLPERPKPGRYTCKTRYRMADAPCELRYLDEDTAELVFDMPQWAVTPGQSAVLYDGDVCLGGGIIVSTDKPLIVGA from the coding sequence ATGACAGACACACAGCACAACATCGTCGTCGGCCTCTCCGGCGGCGTCGATTCCTCCGTAACCGCCGCGCTGCTCAAACAGCAGGGGCACAGCGTGCGCGGCGTGTTCATGCAAAACTGGGAAGACGACGACAACGACGAATATTGCAGCATCAAACAAGATTCCTTCGACGCCATCGCCGTGGCCGACATCATCGGCATCGACATCGACATCGTCAATTTCGCCGCGCAGTATAAAGACAAGGTATTCGCCTATTTTCTCAAAGAATACAGCGCAGGCCGCACGCCCAACCCCGATGTGCTGTGCAATGCCGAAATCAAGTTCAAATGCTTCCTCGACTACGCGCTGGAACAGGGCGCGGACGTGATCGCCACCGGCCACTACGCCCGCAAAGAAATCATCGGCGGCCGCCACTGCCTGCTCAAAGGCTTAGACGGCAACAAAGACCAAAGCTATTTTCTCTACCGCCTCAAACCGCACCAGCTCGAGCGCGCCGTTTTCCCGCTCGGCGGCTTGGAAAAACCCGAAGTGCGCCGCCTTGCCGAAGCGTTCAAACTGCCCACCGCCGCCAAAAAAGACAGCACCGGCATCTGCTTTATCGGCGAACGCCCGTTCCGCGAATTTTTGCAGCAGTATCTGCCCACCAACCCCGGCAAAATGATCACGCCCGAGGGCAAAACCATGGGCGAACATGTGGGGCTGACCTTTTACACCATCGGCCAGCGCAAAGGTTTGGGCATCGGCGGCGCGGGCGAGCCGTGGTTTGTGGCCGGCAAAAACCTGCCGCGTAACGAGCTTTTGGTGGTGCAGGGGCACGACCATCCGCTGCTTTACACAAACAGCCTGGTGATGAACGATTTGAGTTTCACCCTGCCCGAACGCCCCAAACCCGGCCGCTACACCTGCAAAACCCGCTACCGCATGGCCGACGCGCCTTGCGAGTTGCGCTATCTCGATGAGGACACCGCCGAACTCGTTTTCGACATGCCGCAATGGGCGGTAACGCCCGGCCAGTCGGCCGTGCTGTACGACGGTGATGTCTGCCTCGGCGGCGGCATCATTGTTTCCACCGACAAACCGCTGATTGTCGGCGCGTAA